In Glycine soja cultivar W05 chromosome 10, ASM419377v2, whole genome shotgun sequence, the genomic stretch AAAGTAGTGTCATCATTGGTTTCTTCAGGTGCTTCCCACCAATTATCTAGAGCAACGACAACAGGTTGTGCCCCCAAGTAAGGAACAACTTCAACTTGAAACCCTTTCATCTGGGTGTCTGAAACTAAAGTTTCATGCTCCAGCTTTTGGGACAATAATGGAGAATTTCCACTTAAATTTTTATGATCTCCATTTGAAGTATCTAGTCCATCAGCTTCTTGAGGTAAAAGTAGTGGTATATCCTGCATTGGAGACTCtgaggaaaatgaatcctgCATGTCAGTATCTTTCCACTTGTCTTCGTCTTTCTTTTCATCAATTAATGTCTATCTCTTTGCTTCTTGCCATGTAACGAGGAAGGACCATGTGATGGTGAGGCATAAGTAATGGAATTCCATGTTCATTTGGAGCTTTAGTTCTCTATGATATGCTTCACCATGTAAGATAGGACgatgacaataataataaaaagaaacatttcAGATGAAATAACATCATTTTGTATACCTTAGCATGGTTCCAACGTTGAACAAAGTGCCGAGCAATGTCACAACAGGGAGGTACCCAAAGAGCACAATGGACATCATGCCATGGCATACGGGGATACTTCTTGCGATCCAATTCATCATGCCATGAATTTGGCTCAGATTCTCTATcagcaaacaaaaaataaaaattatataatcttactaagaacataaaaaagcaCCAACTCATCAGCAATAGTGAAGGCTCCAACATGGCTAATTGTAATACATATGACATGGCTAAAGGCATTATAATGGATCCTACAGCATTAAGGAAATGTAAAATGCATTTTTACGAGTTCAATTCTTAGTTACTGTGtatgaaaaagattttattagaaaatataaaatttacgtggataaaaaaaaagaatactcTGGCAATGTTTTGGTATCCTTTGTGCCAATTAAAACGTTGATATTTATaacacgaaaaaaaaaacaaaaaacttccaTTTTGAGTTTAACGGAGCCAGAAAGAATTATGTAAACAAACAATACTGTGAAAACAACAATTCTAgtgttgttgtttttatttttttatttttttgagaaacTTCTTTTACTGTCGTTGCTGTTatagaaaattagaaattttttcatactataatattaaataaggcAAAAACGCTAGgatgttaaaattatattcGAATTTCTTTGGCTGTGGAATGAAGTAAGAAGGCAACTGAAGTTTAATAATGAAAGGCCAAAAGTTTGTATTCCAATGATTTGATCCTTAAAATGATTGAAGCCTCCTGAAAGCGTTATTGTCATTTGGTGAAACGGTGGAGGAGAGCAACTTTGGTTAAAAATCAAGAACTGACGAAATAAATGCACACAGGCTGAAAATGTAAGCGGTATATATCCTTCAGTTTGAAAGAGAATATCCAACTTTTGATGCTTGCCACTGAAAATATGCCAAAATGGCATATGATTGGTATTccttaataataacaaattcaaaCTAATAAGGATCGGCATGTTACCTCAATGGATGATTATTGATTCTATTATTCCACCATTAAGgagaaaattcataataaaaaaaatagaattgccacttatttttaacataaattgcAGCGCCAGGTTATTTATATGGCCAAAATAGATTGGAAATCATctgctattttttttagttgtggTTTGTATATATTTGTGATTTGTGATAACTCAAGTAGCTTTGCAACAGTCTAgccccaaaaaaagaaaaagcaaaaaaaaaaaaaaagacgacACAGAGTTTAGTAGTGCGTAAGAACAAAGTAGGGCCTGCTAAGTGACTAAGTCATTCACCAAGTTGAAGACAAAAACGATAGAAAAGTAGCCATTGGCAGGCTAAGACAATTGGACAAATATTGAAAACATGATTAGCTGGATCAGTCATGTAACGTGTCAAAATCCTAATTACATCATATCACTTTGTGTCTTTCATCTCGTCAATCGTCCAGTATATGGACATATGGTTTAATTTAAccaataagaaaaatgaaaaagactaAATATATCACTTTGCAATAGGTTTTgctttaaaaatatgtaaaaaaacgGTATTGCTTGAAAAACAAACTCACGCCCTTACGTTACAGATCTCAACGAGTCTCGTAACATAAAGTTATGTTCAACCAGAAGTTATTAGATATGAACTTAGCGTATATACTCAATAATGTGACCCTACGTCAATGTCATTACTCTCCTTTGAAGTTTCAAATTTCCTCCATTATTAAGATTCTCAACATAAAATATTGATATCTATGTGGTATTGCACATCATCGTCCATACCTAAATATAACTCACTAAAATAAATCCATACCTAAATACTTGCAAGTCACCTAACCTAAACAGGAAACAATCATTATAATCCTTACAAGACAAGAGTTGTAGGTATTGATCGTGAGTAATGGATTCAGGGTTTGTTTgaataagtttttctaaaatcacttctaataaaagaaaataagaaaaaaaatgaaatgaacatTTTCATAAGGCCAATAGAGTTTCTCCATTAACTAACCATTAACTAATTTTGTAGATGTTCTTTCATCTTTTAGAGTAGTTATATGAGAGtttctataaattaattaatggaaAACTCATTTTTCTTATGGAGAAGTTGttcatttcatctttttcttcctattttttttctcttagaaGTGTTTTTAGAAACCAAATAGTAGTTTACTCACCTAAAAGATAATTTCACTGTTAAAAGAAATCTCATGTTTAAAAACTTTCTACCAGTCTACTAATATTCATATAGACCACAAAATCAAAGTGAAAAGGTTAAGGAAAAAAGGAATATGATAAATTCTTTTAACCGTTCCAGTAGCACAGTAACTCACAAGAAGCTGTGAGTAGTGTATAGAGAAACTTATGAATGAGCTTCGTCGTGCACAATGGACACACTGAAAAAAGTTTTAGTTGAAGACCCAATTTCGACAGCGACAGTGAACCTTGGCAAGAGAGGCCATATAATCATCAGACCTGCATTGAAGAATGAAAGTGCACCTTTCATGTTCCCAATTTGCATTAATCATCTAGCTAAGAAATGTGTACATATTCAAAACCAAACCTTTGCCCATAAGGAGACTGGCATGCAGCAACTATATGAACTTTAGCAGCATCTGTTCCGTTCTACCCAtggaaaaatcattaacatgcATTCCAAATTCACAAGTCATTTTCAAaccaaataaaatgataaaaagtaCAAATCTTCTGACATAGTAATATATGGCATGTTAATACaggaaattaataaatacttcTCTTGTCTATTATGAGTGTTTATATTTGTGCATGCACATGTTTGGTTGGAAATCAAACCATGCAAGGTGtccagaaaaagaagtaaagcaaCTGCAGGGATTCAGGCCAAGGTTTTTCTACCTTATTTTAAGCAATCCAATATTCCCCAACAAAACCAACTCCTTATTAACATATTCATTCATGCAGAGAAGGTTGTGCTGAATTCTTGCAAAGTTGGTCACAACCTTATAAATTGGAAATACCAAGACTATATATGCACAATAATTATTTCAACAACACATATCTACTTTTCCTTatgtcaaaacaaaaagaaaggaaaaacatttttctctGTCAAATTACCATCCCCACAAATATTCCACCCAACAGTCTGTGTAAACAACAGCCAGAGTTTCATTGGTGATAATGATATCAATCATCATACCAGATACGAATAACTAGTATGGGTAAAAAGGAAAAACCTTGGAAGTTGCAAGAATACCTGAGATTCGTAATAAAGCCCAGCATATAATGAAGCATAAAAATATTCACCTTCTCTGCTACCAGAGAATGCAGCTACAAGCTAGAAAGGTAAATCAATTGCTCGTGTCAGATTGCATTCACAAATGCATGAGGAATCTTGGAGTGACAATAACAAagtcaaataaaaacattatagcCTATGCAGGGAACTGAAGGAAGATAAGTATTGTAAACCTGTTTATAAGTTTgcaattatgataaaataagcATGAaggaaaaattgtaaatatgatatcttaatctaaaaaaatgtaaaacaagAGCCTATGGAATCCAAAGCccatattaaaaatgtaaaataaatttagcgTATTTGTACTATTGGTCCTTCacttattcaaaaaaaaaaaagtttaacattttgactttttattttcaacttgAATAATGTTATCTTCCTAGTTTTTCAATTGATATAATTTAGTCTCAGTCAATGTGCTGCTAATGTAGTTAAAATGTCCTTGACAATAAATATCAGCCTCAAAAGGTCCTCACTGTTAATTtttcacttcttattctctcacCAAAAAGAAGTGGATTTTTCATTGTGTTTTCtactttttctaaaaaaaaaaaacttcgtaccccattgtccagatgctcttcgctatgcgaaggtatgggggagggatgttgtacgcagccttacccttgcatatgcaaagaggctgtttccggatgttttctactttttctatgaaaacaaatttatttgaagATACTTCCTAAGTTATTAAAGTTAATAATAGACTGAGGAACAAGCAGTAACCCCTTCACATATGACATAAcagcatattaattaattttcaagaaGATAAGCTCAAGTTTAGCATTTGTGCAAACATAAGGAATAGAGTAAACTTCACTAACATCCCTTGAGATTTAACACAATTACACCTGGTACCCCTATTCTTTTTCCAACATTACACTGATCTCCCTCACTTCATCTAATATAAGAAATCAAGGGAGATTTATGTTAATGGAAGGGTGTTATATAAAGAGACTTGTGTAGGGTCAAAAAAGAGATTGTTGGGTGTAATTGGATTAAATCTTAGGGGATGTAAGTACAATATGTTCTAAGAAATATATCAGAGTTCGTGACAATTATATCAGATTAATACAATGGCTCACAGAATCTTAGTTTAAGTATCTCGGAAAGGACTACCTGGGAAGGATTACCAGATTATATGAGGTAAATGTGTAGGAAGATAAAGAAATGGCTTGCTTTAAAGGACCAACTCTCCAAAAACTAGCTCAAGCTATTAAGGGAAGACTTAAGCATAGTTTTATATCTAACAGAAACAAATCAAATAACAAATGGATAGTTGCATACTACTAGTAGAAAAAGGGCATTAAAGCACACCTTTTCTGGATCCCCACCATCTTTAAACATGTTATATGCTTCCCGCATGACTGGCCTTGGGTCTCTGCCAACCTAAATTCATATAGAAAGTggataaccatttgaatatttaCACAGTCCATTGTGATGTTAACTTCCTAGTAATAGAATCAAGGACTTGCCTCAAGATATCGCTTCCTTGCTTCATCCACTCCAAACAGTTGAGCTTCACACAGAAAGCACCATATGGACTCTTCAGTGTCATTTGGATTTTGGGCAACATCTAACCGAAACTGCTCAGCTGCCTCTTCAAATCTACGGCAAAAGGGATCCAATTCAGTCTCCTTTCCATACATTCAGATGCAGCACATTGTAGTTGTGCTTGCCCACACCTAATTTGACTTTGTCACTAAAAATTTCAACAATGATTATTTCCTAAAGTTAGTTAGGGAAAGTATTTTTAGGAGTAGAGAAAGTACCGATTAAGGTAGTAAAGTGATAAGCCCCTTTGCCAAAGATCTGGTAACATTACAATCAAAATGTCTCATGACCAAAATATCAAAGTGAATTGATAGAGAAGCGTTTTCCAAAAGTGTATAAACCTACACGCCTTTTGACGAGGGTCCAACTGAATTGCCTTGTCAAACTCCGCAAGAGACCCCGAAACATCACCCTTAACAACAAATTAACGAGAAAATTTATTTGTACAACAACTTAATTATGTAACAAATTATCATATAGCAAGTTTGACGATGGTAAATATGTTAGTTTATTTTGTTAGTGGAAAACTCAAACCCACGACTTAtctctcttaattttatatCCAAGTTAACCTTATATCTCTGATTAtgatatctaattaattaaccGTGTAAAATTATTCTGGACTATAATTGCATAATTATCATACTCAAAAAAGGTGATATTACATTATATAAAACAACTCCAAATAGTAAATTACTAACACATCATAGCATAAGCATGACATGTGACACATAATGTAGAAACACAACGTGAGGAAGATGGAAGTAGGTTTGGTTTAATTTGGAGAACAAACCTGGCGGAAAAGAAGCATTCCGCGTCGAATTGCGAGAACGGCTTCGCGggcattgttgttgttgccGCCGGTGAGAGCGTCCCAGATGCCGGAAACCGAAGGAAGGAAGAGTCTTCGGGTGAGGACTAAAGGATGGGAAGCAGAGAAGGGTGCTTTCAAAGAAAGTTGCAAAGGGAATGAGGAACGGTGGTGCAGAGAAGGGGACACCATGATGCCGCCGGGTTTAAGGTTGTGGGAAATGAACGCTGACATGGTTGTGGTCGGAAAGTGAGGTAAGGCGAGGCACCAAATTTTATGGCTAGAAAAATAGTACTTTTAtggtttaaatatttctttttgttttttaagagaaatatttCTTTAGTTAATACCTGTAAtgtgtattttgttttcttattcttttaaaattacttcagtcattttaattttcgaaatatgtttttttaattctcgTCGTCGTAGAAACTATGTTAAAAAACGATGGCATAAATAGATTATCCAGTATTATCTCACTGTGTCAATTGTCTATCGTTCaccttttagtttttgttttagctGATGTTCTGTTCATTAGGTgacgtttttgtttttatttttaaagaaaataaaaaataagaatgaaaatgtttaaaattgaaaaaaataaaaaataatttcttttgaaaatatttttaaaaacagatcaaaaattaaaaaaacaacaaattcagTATTTCGaagaagtaaaaatataataatactttaaaatattttcttcttagatacatatttttttaatctttaaaatatgaaaatcaaaaaaataattaaaataaaaaataaatactcacATCAAACACCACCTTAGTTTTTCTTCTAATTCTAATAGTTTATCTCTCTTCCGGGTGTAGCTCCTtttgttcataaaaaaattatcgtgCACCTTGGCATATGGTTAGAGACTAAAATACTAAAGTAattttataggaattaaaaataaaatactgaaattataatattttttgtaaattcaaaatagattaaaataattttgtacgaactaaaaaatataaattatataaactaaagtcaaattaaaataaaataaaaattctcatTCAGGACCATTGTTACAaaactctatttttaatttctattatttgtCTTCTCCTTTCACTATACCAAATACCAATCATAGAAGCCACCACACCAAACAAGGCAGCCTATaaatcaaacttaaaccaaattATAACCCAACACCATGAGCACTTTAGGTCAGATTTTTCactaaaacaaaaagtatttgATGAAAAATGTATCTTTGATTAgagatgttatttttttaatcaacacaCTTGTGTCTCTATTATGACCCTAGGGGCTTTAGCCCACCTAATGAGAGGCCTTACAAGGTCCCACCCCATACAAATCTCATTTAATATGGACTCACGGTCACAATTAGTCCacatgttattttaaatatagttttttaattgtccaaaacatataattttaattcggTTGATCTTGTCTAAGGTTGCTTTGGGACAATTTCGATagcaattattttctttttaccttTGTCAATGTTTTTTCATTGATCTCATctaaacttatttttcttcaactttGCTTATGAGTGATTTTTAGGTGATCTTTAGTATGACTGATTTTGGCCAATCttgtttaagattatttttggctgatcttggtcaaaaatattttaggtaAGCCTTGATtagacattttttataaaaaaaaaagtgattttgactattttatttatatatttattttaattattgtattattcataatatttatgTTGTTATTTGTTAACTGATTGATAAGTGTATCAATTTTATTACAATGTGTAAAGATTAAACGAAAGATCGAGTGTCGAGTTTATAaaaactttgtttgtacttgcgTAATTACCCAATTTGTAAGCAGGGAAAAGGGAGtagaataagaagaaagaaaaaaattgaatttaagaaggcaagaataataaaattaacaagatGAGTATAAAAGATGATTTCAAAATGCAATTATGAAGATGTATGCATATGCACAACAAAGTCACTTTATCCCTAATAATGCATTGTTGAGATGTTCTTCCCCAATTCTTTACACATTACCATTTTTCAATGTATAACCCCTAAAAACAAATGTATGGATGGCCAAACCATACAATAGAgatgaaaaacataaaagagataataaaaattaaaattacattaatacATAAGAAGAGTGGTTACATTATAAGGACATTGGTTGCTAGGCTCCCAACAGAGGGAACTTAGCCTCTCATAGCCCAGACTTTACACTTTAGAGACTAATAGAAGAAGGAGTTAGATGATTAATAGCAAGAAACTGGGAAATGACTAAGAAAAGAGGGTTTCCTTTGAGGGAAAGACCCAGACTTTGGATTTTTTCATTGGAGAGCGCTTTGAGACTCGATGTGTCTTTCCTTTCTACTTCCTCCTCCTCATATAGGTTCTAGATAGCTTACTTTTCATGATGACTTCGCGCGGGCTTTTGCGCTAAATGCGCCTTTGAGTTTCGCTGTGGCCTTTCTGCGCGCTAAGCCTAGAGTGCGAGTTAAGCCTGGAGTGCGCGTTAAACGAGCGATCCAattcttccaacttttcttcaagattttttctttcagtttttgcatcaattttcctctaaaacacttgaaattttcttcttttaacgtttgcttataaaaaattataaatatattaatttcttcattatttcattacaaacaatagtaaaatgaagaaattgtaatcattattagctaaaattaacttaaattttgcatttatcattattttaacattatatttcaaaatattgataGTAATAAATGATAGATAatagaattaaatatatttatattaaaaaaaggaaagggaTGTACTTAGTAAACCTAACAATATAATCCTAATGAGtttgtattaataatataaaaaaataatataataaatcgtGTTAATGGAAAATATTTGTAACGCTCAATTCTTATTCTCAGGTGATAAATCATACTACTGAGTATACGTACTAAtattgtatttaaatatttaagacGATAATTTATTTCTGATGCGACGAATTATTGGTTTATTACTGTTTTTTTCCCCCTCGTATCTGCGCAT encodes the following:
- the LOC114370030 gene encoding uncharacterized protein LOC114370030 isoform X2 — its product is MSAFISHNLKPGGIMVSPSLHHRSSFPLQLSLKAPFSASHPLVLTRRLFLPSVSGIWDALTGGNNNNAREAVLAIRRGMLLFRQGDVSGSLAEFDKAIQLDPRQKAYLWQRGLSLYYLNRFEEAAEQFRLDVAQNPNDTEESIWCFLCEAQLFGVDEARKRYLEVGRDPRPVMREAYNMFKDGGDPEKLVAAFSGSREGEYFYASLYAGLYYESQMLLKFI
- the LOC114370030 gene encoding uncharacterized protein LOC114370030 isoform X1, producing the protein MSAFISHNLKPGGIMVSPSLHHRSSFPLQLSLKAPFSASHPLVLTRRLFLPSVSGIWDALTGGNNNNAREAVLAIRRGMLLFRQGDVSGSLAEFDKAIQLDPRQKAYLWQRGLSLYYLNRFEEAAEQFRLDVAQNPNDTEESIWCFLCEAQLFGVDEARKRYLEVGRDPRPVMREAYNMFKDGGDPEKLVAAFSGSREGEYFYASLYAGLYYESQNGTDAAKVHIVAACQSPYGQRSDDYMASLAKVHCRCRNWVFN